A stretch of DNA from Dokdonia sp. PRO95:
TTCAGAGGGATTGCCTGTTTCGTTGTTAGAATATGGAAATAGTAGTTTACCTGTAATTGTTACAAATGTTGGACAATGTGCTGCGGTGGTAGGGAATGACGGTATAGTTATTAATAATGTAAGAGAAGAACTGAGCAAGGAGCTAGTAAAATTGTTTCATTGTGATAAAAAAGAAAGAGATCAGATGGGGCTACGCTTTCGCGAAAGCATACTGAAAAACTATAGTAAGAAGGCTTTTACGGGCAAGATGTTGCCTATCTATAAAGGATTGATATCTTAGAGCTGTGAATATATCAAAACAATCTACGTACTTAACCTTTATGGTGATTCATATCATCATAGGCGTATTAGTGTATCTCGTGCGGTCTCTTGCGCTCGTGTATTTTGCAGGTAGTATTCTCTATTTTTTAGTTCAAATATTTAGAGCTGGAAATAAAAATAATGAAGCACTCATGGCAGCGGGATATATGACTGGTGCAGAGGTTTTCTTTAGGATGAGTCAATCTGTTCCTATCTATGAAGCAGGTAAGTATTCGGTAATAGCTTTTATGTTAATAGGACTTTTCTTAAGTGGTACTAGTCGGAAATCGGGAATATATTGGTTGTATATTTTCTTGCTACTTCCAAGTATATTAGTAGCCTCTATGAATCTAAACCTAGGTACAAATGTTAGAAACGCAATTTTCTTTAATCTCAGTGGTCCAGTATGTTTAGGTCTCGCGGCATTATACTGCATTGATAGAAAATTAACGTATAAACAACTTTCTACCTTGACTAGATGGATTTTATTACCTATTGTGGGGATGTCTATTTACATCACTTTAGGAACTCCAGACTTAAGAGAGGCTTTAAGTGGCACAGGAGCAAATTATGCTGCTACAGGTGGTTTTGGACCTAATCAAGTGTCTACAGTGTTAGGTTTAGGAATGTTTCTGTCACTTGTCCAGCTTGTGGTCTATAGTAAGGATAAAGTTTTCTTATTTATTCATCTAGCGCTTACGGGCTTTTTACTTTATAAAGGGATTATTACATTTTCAAGAGGAGGAGTAATTACAGGTATTGGTTGCAGCGTAGCCTTCTTAGTTATTTATTTTGCAGGCTCAAAAGGTGTCGCTCGTAGAAGAATGATGACCTACTTGATTTTATTAGGAGGCGTGCTTGTTGCTGTTAGTGCTTATAGCTCTTTCCAAACCAATGGACTTATTAATAAACGCTATACCAATAGAGATGCCGCCGGCCGGATTAAAAGTGATATTACTACGGGTAGGGCAGAGATTTTTGAGACGGAGTTAAATGCCTTTTACAATAATCCTGTCATTGGAGTTGGGGCTGGTAAAGCAAAAGAATTAAGAGCAGAAGAAACAGGTATTGGAGCTGCTTCTCATAACGAAGTCAGTAGATTATTATCAGAACATGGTAGTTTAGGATTAATTATACTAGGAATTCTTATTATTTATCCACTTGTATATCGAGCTAAGAATAGAAGGAACTATCTATTTTTTGCGGCTCTAGGGTTTTGGTTTATGACCATAAATCACTCATCAATGCGTATTGCTGCGCCAGCTTTTATATATGCTCTTGCCCTTTTAAACGTTGTTCATGAAAAGAAAAAGACTCCTATACGTAGGTAACGCGCTATCCAATAAAGGGAAGACGGTTACCACTATTGAGACGCTTAGTTTATTACTGAGGCAGGAAGGCTATGATGTTGAGGTAACGTCAACAAAACAAAATAAGTCACTACGCATGCTTGATATGATGCGTGCATTATTGCGTTCTCGCAAGAGTATAGACACTGTTCTCATAGATACATATAGCACTGCCAATTTTTGGTATGCGGTGGTCATTGCTCGTTTATGTAGAGCATTCAGTATTCCTTATATCCCTATTTTACACGGAGGTAATTTGCCAGAACGCCTCATTAAGAACAAAAAGACATGTGAGCAACTCTTTTGCAAAGCAGCGGTAAACGTGGCTCCTAGTGGGTATTTATATAACGCTTTCGCGAAAGCGGGTTTCTCAAATATCCAACACATCCCTAACACCATTGAATTAGATAACTATCCATTTAAGGAGCGAGCAGTATTTAAACCCAAATTATTATGGGTACGCTCATTTGCCGAAATTTATAATCCGCTCATGGCCATTCAAGTACTTGAGAAAATACTTCAAAAGTATCCTGAAGCTACTCTAACTATGGTTGGGCCAGATAAGGATGGAAGTCTAGCGCGGTGTGAAGATTATGTGACAAATCATCATTTACCTGTGAAATTTACAGGAAGTCTTTCTAAAGAAGCTTGGACATCTCTAGCGCAAAATCATGATGTTTTTATAAGTACCACAAACTTTGATAATACTCCAGTGAGTGTGATAGAGGCAATGGCACTGGGGTTACCTGTAGTTTCTACAAATGTAGGTGGAATGCCATATCTTATTCATGACACCGTAGATGGGCTATTATCCACTCCAGAGAATGTTTCTGCTTTTTCAGAAAAGATAAGTAGGTTGCTTGAGAACACAATAAGCACAAAGGAAATAGTATTGAATGCTCGTCAAAAAGTAGAATCCTTTGATTGGAATGTAGTAAAAGAGCAATGGCATAAAGTGCTCTGCTAAATTTGTGATATATTTACGGTACTCAACCAACCTCGAATGTCCCTCTTACCTAGTATCCATTTTGATGTGTCAGAGCGTAAAGTCTTACTGCGCATATTTGATATCTTATCTGTTCTGGGGGCACTCTATCTCACAGAATTATTCTTAGATTTTGATTATGTAATAATTAGTAAGGAAAATGCAATAGCAATCATTGTTCTAGTGGGGTATCTGTCCATCTTTGGGACGGTATTTGAACTTTATTTCTTACCGAAGACAGTAAAGTTTCAGACCATGCTTAAGAATGTGATTCTTACCGTTGCAGTTACTGTGTTATTCTACTTGCTAACTCCCTTTTATACTCCCATTCTTCCAGAAAATAGACTACAGATAGTGTACTTCTTCTTGGCAATGATTATAGGTATTTCTTTGTGGAGGTGGTTATACGTGTCTATTATTTC
This window harbors:
- a CDS encoding glycosyltransferase family 4 protein, encoding MKRKRLLYVGNALSNKGKTVTTIETLSLLLRQEGYDVEVTSTKQNKSLRMLDMMRALLRSRKSIDTVLIDTYSTANFWYAVVIARLCRAFSIPYIPILHGGNLPERLIKNKKTCEQLFCKAAVNVAPSGYLYNAFAKAGFSNIQHIPNTIELDNYPFKERAVFKPKLLWVRSFAEIYNPLMAIQVLEKILQKYPEATLTMVGPDKDGSLARCEDYVTNHHLPVKFTGSLSKEAWTSLAQNHDVFISTTNFDNTPVSVIEAMALGLPVVSTNVGGMPYLIHDTVDGLLSTPENVSAFSEKISRLLENTISTKEIVLNARQKVESFDWNVVKEQWHKVLC
- a CDS encoding O-antigen ligase family protein, which codes for MNISKQSTYLTFMVIHIIIGVLVYLVRSLALVYFAGSILYFLVQIFRAGNKNNEALMAAGYMTGAEVFFRMSQSVPIYEAGKYSVIAFMLIGLFLSGTSRKSGIYWLYIFLLLPSILVASMNLNLGTNVRNAIFFNLSGPVCLGLAALYCIDRKLTYKQLSTLTRWILLPIVGMSIYITLGTPDLREALSGTGANYAATGGFGPNQVSTVLGLGMFLSLVQLVVYSKDKVFLFIHLALTGFLLYKGIITFSRGGVITGIGCSVAFLVIYFAGSKGVARRRMMTYLILLGGVLVAVSAYSSFQTNGLINKRYTNRDAAGRIKSDITTGRAEIFETELNAFYNNPVIGVGAGKAKELRAEETGIGAASHNEVSRLLSEHGSLGLIILGILIIYPLVYRAKNRRNYLFFAALGFWFMTINHSSMRIAAPAFIYALALLNVVHEKKKTPIRR